In the genome of Gemmobacter fulvus, the window GACGGGCGCGGGGTGGTCAGCGCGACCACGACCTTGCCCTTTGCCCGCCCGGTATCGAGATAGGCAAAGGCGTCGTTGGTCTGGTCGAACGGGAAGATCCGGTCGATCACCGGGCGGATGGCGCCTGCCTCGATCAGCGCGGCCAACTGCGCCAATTGGCCACCATCGGCGCGCATGAACAGAAAGTCATAGCGGATGCCCCGCGCGCGCGCCTTGCGGCGGATGCCAAGGCTGAGCAGCCGCATCACCTGCTGCATCAGCCAGGTCATTCCCTGCCGTCTGGCAAACTCTGGCGTTGGCGGGCCTGAAATCGAGATCAACCGCCCGCCGGGCTTCAACACCCGCAGCGATTTCGCCAGCGTGTCGCCATCCAGCCCGCAGACCACCAGATCATAGCCCGACAGCACGGTCTCGAACGGCTCCTTGCGGTAGTCGAGGGCCAGATCGGCGCCCAAAGCACGCACCATGTCCAGATTGCCGGTGCTGGTGGTGGTGGCCACCGTCGCCCCCAGATGTTTGGCGAGCTGGATGGCGATGCTGCCGAAACCGCCCGATCCGGCGTGGATCAGCACCTTCTGGCCGGGTTGCACGTCGGCCAGTTCCACCAGCGCCTGCCATGCGGTCAGGCCGACAAGGGGGATGCCCGCCGCCTCAGCCATGGTCAGCGTCTGTGGCATCAGCGCGAGGTCGTCATGATCGACCGCAATCCGCTCGGCCAGCGTGCCGATGCGGCCGTCCCTTGGCCGGGCAAATACCGCATCGCCGGGCGCAAAGCCGGTGACGGCAGCGCCGACCGCCTCGACCACCCCGGCCAGATCATGACCAAGGATCAGCGGCAGCTTGTAGGGCAGGATCGGCTTGAACGCCCCATCGCGGATCTTGCTGTCCAGCTGGTTCAAACCCGCCGCATGGATGCGCACCAACACCTCCCGCGGGCCGGGTTGCGGATCGGGATGATCCGTCAGGCGCAATCTGGCCGCTTTGGCATAGGCGTCGAGGAC includes:
- a CDS encoding NADP-dependent oxidoreductase, yielding MKAFVLDAYAKAARLRLTDHPDPQPGPREVLVRIHAAGLNQLDSKIRDGAFKPILPYKLPLILGHDLAGVVEAVGAAVTGFAPGDAVFARPRDGRIGTLAERIAVDHDDLALMPQTLTMAEAAGIPLVGLTAWQALVELADVQPGQKVLIHAGSGGFGSIAIQLAKHLGATVATTTSTGNLDMVRALGADLALDYRKEPFETVLSGYDLVVCGLDGDTLAKSLRVLKPGGRLISISGPPTPEFARRQGMTWLMQQVMRLLSLGIRRKARARGIRYDFLFMRADGGQLAQLAALIEAGAIRPVIDRIFPFDQTNDAFAYLDTGRAKGKVVVALTTPRPSITPIA